From Streptomyces chrestomyceticus JCM 4735, one genomic window encodes:
- a CDS encoding zf-HC2 domain-containing protein: MKRPVEPVAHTDVGAYALGVLDAAEAARFEEHLTDCDRCAAELDGLLGLPPLLADARESAPDPEAVTPAPGPGLLAGLLEEVGAVRRTRRRRRLYLVAAAAVLVVGGPLATYALTAGDDAESPEHLTSYARAMYEHGEKAGTVDPVTKVAASVSMERRPWGTHVALKLGNVRGPLTCDLVAVGKSGAEQTVTTWAVPPGGYGLKDGAAKWNKEPLYTHGGSAMNRSYIDHFEVRTLDGRRLAEIKV, encoded by the coding sequence GTGAAGCGGCCCGTTGAGCCCGTAGCACACACCGACGTCGGCGCCTACGCGCTGGGCGTCCTGGACGCCGCCGAGGCGGCACGCTTCGAGGAGCACCTGACCGACTGCGACCGGTGCGCCGCCGAACTGGACGGCCTGCTGGGCCTGCCGCCGCTGCTCGCCGACGCCAGGGAATCGGCGCCCGACCCGGAGGCGGTCACCCCGGCCCCCGGGCCGGGCCTCCTGGCGGGGCTGCTGGAGGAGGTCGGCGCGGTGCGCCGCACCCGCCGGCGCCGCCGCCTGTACCTGGTCGCCGCCGCTGCCGTACTGGTCGTCGGCGGCCCGCTGGCCACGTACGCGCTGACGGCGGGGGACGACGCCGAGTCCCCGGAGCACCTGACGAGCTACGCCCGCGCGATGTACGAGCACGGCGAGAAGGCCGGCACGGTCGACCCGGTGACCAAGGTCGCCGCCAGCGTCTCCATGGAGCGCAGGCCCTGGGGCACCCACGTCGCCCTCAAGCTGGGCAACGTCCGGGGTCCGCTCACCTGCGACCTGGTCGCGGTCGGCAAGAGCGGCGCGGAGCAGACCGTGACGACCTGGGCGGTGCCCCCGGGCGGCTACGGCCTCAAGGACGGCGCCGCCAAGTGGAACAAGGAGCCGCTCTACACCCACGGCGGCTCGGCGATGAACCGTTCCTACATCGACCATTTCGAGGTCCGCACGCTCGACGGCAGGCGGCTGGCCGAGATCAAGGTGTGA
- a CDS encoding HelD family protein codes for MAAQNATHAPDSVHDAQPDSTREREIASEQEHLDRVYQRLEEKIHEAEFLVDDAAKRGQVGTPGALAERDAQVFQAGAHLNRLNSEYEDFLFGRIDLLLGKDGKKGPDGAYTSVEPADGAIADGRAEIAETLHIGRLGVLDADYSPLVIDWRAPAAAPFYRATPVAPGRVVRRRVIRSKGRRVLGVEDDLMRPEITATLDGEELPAVGDGALMAALGRARSHTMRDIVASIQAEQDMVIRAPAASVTEVEGGPGTGKTAVALHRAAYLLYQDRRRYAGGILIVSPTPLLVAYTEGVLPSLGEEGQVAIRALGSLVDGAEATAYDSPAVARIKGSSRMQKLLRKAARGALEMTGTTAAGAAATPPDGQLAFGEEDDRSAGAPAGPPDRLRVVVFGARVELDARDLHRIRHNALGGTAPVNLLRPRARRLILDALWSRSGAAKRYTDPELAAEARQAFDEDITTEQDFQDFLDAWWPELTPRGVLAAMADERRLGRWARRVLNQREVRRLARSLSRLDDQGQGPLSVHDVALLDELQLILGAPPRPARPRDADPLDQLTGLEELSTYADRMSGGGRSRRERLEEERTDYAHVIVDEAQDLTPMQWRMVGRRGRHATWTVVGDPAQSSWSDPDEAAVARDEALGTRPRRRFTLTVNYRNPAEIAELAARVLALAMPGMEAPEAVRSTGLTPRFAVADEKDLAGSVREAARRLLDEVDGTVGVVVAMDRRAEARRWLAELGDRVVALGSLEAKGLEYDATLVVSPAEIADESPAGLRVLYVALTRATQQLTVLSGARDEPDEDGVPDLLRD; via the coding sequence GTGGCCGCGCAGAATGCCACGCACGCGCCGGACTCCGTCCACGACGCACAGCCGGACAGCACACGCGAGCGCGAGATCGCTTCGGAACAGGAGCATCTCGACCGTGTCTACCAGCGTCTGGAGGAGAAGATCCACGAGGCCGAGTTCCTCGTGGACGACGCCGCCAAACGCGGCCAGGTCGGCACGCCCGGCGCCCTCGCCGAGCGGGACGCCCAGGTCTTCCAGGCCGGCGCCCACCTGAACCGGCTCAACTCCGAGTACGAGGACTTCCTCTTCGGCCGGATCGACCTGCTCCTGGGCAAGGACGGCAAGAAGGGCCCGGACGGCGCGTACACCTCCGTCGAACCCGCCGACGGCGCGATCGCCGACGGCCGCGCCGAGATCGCCGAGACCCTGCACATCGGCCGCCTCGGCGTGCTGGACGCCGACTACAGCCCGCTGGTCATCGACTGGCGCGCACCCGCCGCCGCCCCCTTCTACCGGGCCACCCCGGTCGCCCCCGGCCGCGTCGTACGCCGCCGGGTCATCCGCTCCAAGGGCCGCCGCGTCCTGGGCGTCGAGGACGACCTGATGCGCCCGGAGATCACCGCGACGCTGGACGGCGAGGAGCTGCCCGCGGTCGGCGACGGCGCGCTGATGGCCGCCCTGGGCCGGGCCCGCAGCCACACCATGCGCGACATCGTCGCCTCCATCCAGGCCGAGCAGGACATGGTCATCCGGGCCCCCGCCGCCTCCGTCACGGAGGTCGAGGGCGGCCCCGGCACCGGCAAGACCGCGGTGGCGCTGCACCGCGCCGCCTACCTCCTCTACCAGGACCGCCGCCGCTACGCGGGCGGCATCCTCATCGTCTCCCCGACGCCGCTGCTCGTCGCGTACACCGAGGGCGTCCTGCCGTCCCTCGGCGAGGAGGGCCAGGTCGCCATCCGCGCACTGGGCTCCTTGGTGGACGGCGCCGAGGCCACCGCGTACGACTCCCCGGCCGTGGCCCGCATCAAGGGATCCAGCCGGATGCAGAAACTGCTGCGCAAGGCGGCGCGCGGGGCCCTGGAAATGACCGGGACGACGGCCGCGGGGGCCGCCGCCACGCCCCCCGACGGCCAGCTCGCCTTCGGCGAGGAGGACGACCGGTCCGCAGGGGCCCCCGCAGGGCCGCCGGACCGGCTGCGCGTCGTCGTCTTCGGCGCCCGCGTCGAACTGGACGCACGCGACCTGCACCGCATCCGGCACAACGCCCTCGGCGGCACTGCGCCCGTCAACCTGCTGCGCCCGCGCGCCCGCCGCCTGATCCTGGACGCCCTCTGGTCCCGGTCCGGCGCGGCCAAGCGCTACACCGACCCCGAACTGGCCGCCGAGGCCCGCCAGGCGTTCGACGAGGACATCACCACCGAGCAGGACTTCCAGGACTTCCTCGACGCCTGGTGGCCGGAACTGACCCCGCGCGGCGTGCTGGCCGCCATGGCCGACGAGCGCCGCCTCGGCCGCTGGGCGCGCCGGGTGCTCAACCAGCGCGAGGTACGCAGGCTGGCCCGCTCGCTGAGCCGTCTGGACGACCAGGGGCAGGGCCCGCTGTCCGTCCACGACGTGGCCCTCCTGGACGAGCTCCAGCTCATCCTCGGCGCGCCGCCCCGGCCCGCCAGACCCCGCGACGCCGACCCGCTGGACCAGCTCACCGGCCTGGAGGAGCTGAGCACGTACGCCGACCGGATGTCCGGCGGCGGGCGCAGCCGCCGCGAGCGGCTGGAGGAGGAGCGTACGGACTACGCCCACGTCATCGTCGACGAGGCGCAGGACCTGACGCCCATGCAGTGGCGGATGGTCGGCCGCCGCGGCCGGCACGCGACGTGGACGGTGGTCGGCGACCCGGCGCAGTCGTCCTGGTCCGACCCGGACGAGGCGGCCGTCGCCCGCGACGAGGCGCTGGGCACCCGTCCGCGCCGCCGCTTCACCCTCACCGTCAACTACCGCAACCCGGCGGAGATCGCGGAGCTGGCGGCGCGGGTGCTGGCGCTGGCCATGCCGGGCATGGAGGCGCCGGAGGCGGTCCGCTCCACGGGCCTGACGCCGCGCTTCGCCGTCGCCGACGAGAAGGACCTGGCCGGGTCCGTACGGGAGGCGGCCAGGCGGCTGCTGGACGAGGTGGACGGCACCGTCGGCGTCGTCGTCGCGATGGACCGGCGCGCCGAGGCCCGCCGCTGGCTGGCGGAGCTGGGCGACCGGGTGGTGGCGCTGGGCTCGCTGGAGGCCAAGGGTCTGGAGTACGACGCGACGCTGGTGGTCTCGCCCGCCGAGATCGCGGACGAGTCGCCGGCCGGGCTGCGGGTGCTGTACGTGGCGCTGACCCGGGCCACCCAGCAGTTGACGGTGCTGTCCGGGGCGCGTGACGAGCCGGACGAGGACGGGGTCCCGGACCTGCTCAGGGACTGA
- a CDS encoding NAD-dependent malic enzyme translates to MATAPSVSYSMTVRLEVPASGTAVSQLTTAVESSGGSVTGLDVTASGHEKLRIDVTIAATSTAHADEIVEKLRGIEGVSLGKVSDRTFLMHLGGKIEMQSKHPIRSRDDLSMVYTPGVARVCQAIANNPEDARRLTIKRNSVAVVTDGSAVLGLGNIGPKAALPVMEGKAALFKRFAGIDAWPLCLDTQDTDAIVEIVKAIAPGFAGINLEDISAPRCFEIEARLREALDIPVFHDDQHGTAIVVLAALTNALRVVDKKFEDVRVVMSGAGAAGTAILKLLMAAGVQHAVVADINGVVHAGRKDLVDADPDSPLRWIADNTNPEGETGTLKEAVVNADVFIGVSAPNVLDGDDVAKMAQGAIVFALANPDPEVDPAIARQTASVVATGRSDFPNQINNVLVFPGVFRGLLDAQSRTVNTDMMLAAAGALADVVLDDERNANYIIPSVFNDKVAGAVADAVKEAAKAAGEAVTAATTA, encoded by the coding sequence ATGGCAACGGCGCCTAGCGTCTCGTATTCGATGACGGTGCGACTGGAGGTTCCCGCGAGCGGTACGGCGGTCAGCCAGCTCACCACGGCCGTGGAGTCCTCCGGCGGCTCCGTCACCGGCCTCGATGTGACCGCCTCCGGCCACGAAAAGCTCCGCATCGACGTCACCATCGCCGCGACCTCCACCGCCCACGCGGACGAGATCGTCGAGAAGCTCCGCGGCATCGAGGGCGTCTCGCTCGGCAAGGTCTCCGACCGTACGTTCCTGATGCACCTCGGCGGCAAGATCGAGATGCAGTCGAAGCACCCCATCCGCAGCCGTGACGACCTGTCGATGGTCTACACCCCCGGCGTCGCCCGGGTCTGCCAGGCCATCGCCAACAACCCCGAGGACGCCCGCCGCCTGACCATCAAGCGCAACAGCGTCGCGGTCGTCACCGACGGCTCCGCCGTGCTGGGCCTGGGCAACATCGGCCCCAAGGCCGCGCTGCCCGTCATGGAGGGCAAGGCGGCCCTCTTCAAGCGCTTCGCCGGCATCGACGCCTGGCCGCTGTGCCTGGACACCCAGGACACCGACGCGATCGTGGAGATCGTCAAGGCGATCGCCCCCGGCTTCGCGGGCATCAACCTGGAGGACATCTCCGCGCCCCGCTGCTTCGAGATCGAGGCCCGGCTGCGCGAGGCCCTGGACATCCCGGTCTTCCACGACGACCAGCACGGCACCGCCATCGTGGTGCTCGCCGCGCTGACCAACGCGCTGCGCGTGGTGGACAAGAAGTTCGAGGACGTCCGCGTGGTGATGTCCGGCGCCGGCGCCGCCGGTACGGCCATCCTCAAGCTGCTGATGGCGGCCGGCGTCCAGCACGCCGTCGTCGCCGACATCAACGGCGTGGTGCACGCCGGCCGCAAGGACCTGGTCGACGCCGACCCCGACTCGCCGCTGCGCTGGATCGCCGACAACACCAACCCGGAGGGCGAGACCGGCACCCTCAAGGAGGCCGTCGTCAACGCCGACGTCTTCATCGGCGTCTCCGCCCCCAACGTCCTGGACGGCGACGACGTCGCCAAGATGGCGCAGGGCGCGATCGTGTTCGCACTCGCCAACCCCGACCCCGAGGTGGACCCCGCGATCGCGCGGCAGACCGCCTCCGTCGTGGCCACCGGCCGGTCCGACTTCCCCAACCAGATCAACAACGTGCTGGTCTTCCCGGGCGTCTTCCGCGGCCTGCTGGACGCGCAGTCCCGTACGGTGAACACGGACATGATGCTGGCCGCGGCCGGCGCGCTGGCCGATGTCGTCCTGGACGACGAGCGCAACGCGAACTACATCATCCCGAGCGTCTTCAACGACAAGGTCGCGGGCGCGGTGGCCGACGCGGTGAAGGAAGCCGCGAAGGCCGCGGGAGAGGCTGTGACGGCCGCCACGACGGCCTGA
- a CDS encoding HU family DNA-binding protein — MNRSELVAALADRAEVTRKDADAVLAALAETVGEVVAKGDEKVTIPGFLTFERTHRAARTARNPQTGDPIQIPAGYSVKVSAGSKLKEAAKGK, encoded by the coding sequence ATGAACCGCAGTGAGCTGGTGGCCGCTCTGGCCGACCGTGCCGAGGTGACCCGCAAGGACGCCGACGCCGTTCTGGCCGCGCTCGCCGAGACCGTCGGCGAGGTCGTCGCCAAGGGCGACGAGAAGGTCACCATCCCCGGCTTCCTGACCTTCGAGCGCACCCACCGTGCCGCTCGCACCGCGCGCAACCCGCAGACCGGCGACCCGATCCAGATCCCGGCCGGCTACAGCGTGAAGGTCTCCGCGGGCTCCAAGCTCAAGGAAGCCGCCAAGGGCAAGTAA